From Pseudoleptotrichia goodfellowii, a single genomic window includes:
- a CDS encoding DUF2442 domain-containing protein — translation MFYKIVNVKTMTDYNLLVQFQNGVEKIYNLNPLFEKWEDFKDLMNIRGLFEQVKVDKGGYGISWNDEIDLSCNELWNNGEIVKEKIE, via the coding sequence ATGTTCTATAAAATAGTAAATGTGAAAACAATGACTGATTACAATTTACTTGTACAATTTCAAAACGGAGTAGAAAAAATATACAATCTGAATCCGCTATTTGAAAAATGGGAAGATTTTAAAGATTTGATGAATATTCGGGGATTATTCGAACAAGTGAAAGTGGATAAAGGCGGTTACGGAATAAGCTGGAATGATGAAATCGACTTGTCCTGTAATGAGCTTTGGAATAACGGAGAAATTGTAAAAGAAAAAATCGAATAA
- a CDS encoding YeiH family protein: protein MSKKIVFYAGCIFALILPLIKSVHAFASGIALLTGIILASFYLISTPKNLGKIRKFTLNSAVVLFGFGLNINKVIAVGSKGILQTAVSLVFVIIIGLILAKLFKMEKKLSQLIIFGTAICGGSAIAATSPVIEASDEDIALSTGIVFILNTVALFLFAFLISYFKLNAEQTGIWTALSIHDTSSVVSAAAFHSTEALKIATIMKLTRTLWIIPIVIILSFFNKSDSKNIKFPIFILFFILASVIASFVNLPSFYSLLTQAGKMLLALALYLIGTSLNIKTIKKMTGKNMAFGVTLWIFSIISGYLIMMFL from the coding sequence ATGAGTAAAAAAATTGTATTTTATGCAGGATGTATTTTTGCTTTAATTCTTCCCTTAATTAAAAGTGTTCACGCTTTTGCTTCAGGGATTGCCCTTTTAACAGGAATTATTTTAGCGAGTTTTTATTTGATTTCAACCCCCAAAAACTTGGGAAAAATAAGAAAATTTACATTAAATTCGGCAGTTGTATTATTCGGTTTCGGACTTAATATAAATAAAGTTATTGCCGTGGGCAGCAAAGGAATATTACAAACTGCTGTAAGTCTCGTATTTGTAATAATAATCGGACTTATCCTTGCAAAACTGTTTAAAATGGAGAAAAAATTGTCACAATTAATAATATTCGGTACTGCTATATGCGGAGGAAGTGCCATTGCTGCAACTTCTCCTGTTATTGAAGCTTCCGACGAAGATATTGCACTATCCACAGGTATAGTATTTATTTTAAATACTGTAGCACTGTTTCTGTTTGCCTTTCTTATAAGTTATTTCAAGCTGAATGCAGAACAGACAGGTATATGGACCGCTCTAAGTATTCACGACACGAGTTCAGTCGTATCGGCAGCCGCTTTTCACAGTACGGAAGCTTTAAAAATCGCAACTATCATGAAACTCACAAGAACTCTCTGGATTATTCCCATTGTCATCATTTTAAGTTTTTTCAACAAATCGGACAGTAAAAATATAAAATTTCCGATTTTTATTCTGTTTTTCATTTTGGCATCAGTTATTGCAAGTTTTGTTAATCTACCGAGCTTCTACAGCCTGCTTACTCAGGCAGGAAAAATGTTACTTGCCCTTGCCCTTTATTTAATCGGTACATCACTAAACATAAAGACTATTAAAAAAATGACAGGCAAAAATATGGCTTTCGGGGTTACTTTATGGATATTTTCCATAATTTCAGGATATTTAATAATGATGTTTTTATAA
- a CDS encoding LURP-one-related/scramblase family protein, which yields MKLYMKQKVFSLNDKFTIKDEEGNDKYKVEGEIFTLGKKLHVYNMEEREIAFIEQKLMTFMPKFFVYVNGEKIIEIVKKFTFLKPKYEIIGKDWITTGDIWGHEYTISDVNNGSQIANIKKEWMTWGDSYLIDIADNQDETAVMAIILGIDAAVASQNN from the coding sequence GTGAAATTGTATATGAAGCAGAAAGTATTCTCGCTTAATGACAAATTTACTATAAAAGATGAGGAGGGAAATGATAAATACAAAGTAGAAGGGGAAATATTTACATTAGGGAAAAAACTTCATGTTTATAATATGGAAGAACGAGAAATAGCCTTTATTGAACAAAAACTGATGACTTTTATGCCGAAATTTTTTGTATATGTGAATGGTGAAAAAATAATCGAGATAGTAAAGAAATTTACTTTTTTGAAACCTAAATATGAAATAATCGGTAAAGACTGGATAACAACAGGCGATATTTGGGGACATGAATATACTATAAGTGACGTAAACAACGGCTCTCAAATTGCAAATATAAAAAAAGAGTGGATGACTTGGGGAGACTCTTATCTTATAGATATAGCCGATAATCAGGATGAAACGGCTGTAATGGCTATAATATTGGGGATAGATGCGGCTGTAGCTTCTCAAAATAATTAA
- the rpsF gene encoding 30S ribosomal protein S6, whose protein sequence is MKNYEIMFILSTQLSDEEKKAGIALVEDTLTKAGAAELKTEVWGDRKLAYPIKKKENGYYVLTLFQIDGTKLPEVEAKLNISESILKYMIVRND, encoded by the coding sequence ATGAAAAATTACGAAATTATGTTTATACTTTCTACTCAGTTAAGCGATGAAGAAAAAAAAGCCGGAATAGCATTAGTTGAAGATACATTGACTAAAGCGGGCGCTGCAGAATTGAAAACTGAAGTTTGGGGAGACAGAAAACTTGCATATCCTATTAAGAAAAAAGAAAACGGATATTATGTTTTGACATTATTCCAAATTGACGGAACAAAATTGCCTGAAGTAGAAGCAAAATTAAACATTTCTGAATCAATATTGAAATATATGATAGTTAGAAATGACTAA
- a CDS encoding ABC-F family ATP-binding cassette domain-containing protein, with protein MSLVQFNRVYKQFAGEFILRDINFSIEEKDKIGLVGLNGVGKSTIIRMILGKERVDGAENNPNEIGEIIKSPSMKIGYLSQNHEFSNEKNTIYEEMMSVFAEERKIWDELQKVNMLLGTATGEELESLINRSAELSSLYEAKNGYEIEYKIKQILTGLELTEEYYNLYLKDLSGGERTRVSLAKLLLLEPDLLILDEPTNHLDLISIEWLEDYLKRYNKAFLLVSHDRIFLNNVCNRIYEIENKKLYKYDGNFSSFILQKEMILKGKIKRYEKEQEKIRKMEEYIDRFRAGIKARQAKGRQKILDRIERMDDPVFNPQRMKLKFETDGISGDNVLKVKNVEKSFGDKKVLNNISFNLYKGERVGIIGKNGIGKSTLLKIIVDKLKKDTGEIEFGSRVKTGYYDQDHQDLSNANNILQEINVSLNLTEEYLRTLAGAFLFSGDDVLKKVEKLSGGEKVRVSFLKLYMERANFLILDEPTNHLDIYSIEVLEDALEDFDGTMLVVSHNRHFLDSVCNTIYYLDENGLTKFKGNYEDYKESLKSAKMTSVSGTDTEIKEEQKLSYQEQKELNKKISKLKRDVAKLEDEMEKITLKREELNREYEVAGKQNDVGKLMEIQEQFDKLEQEEMEKMEEWDEKSEELKKIEKN; from the coding sequence ATGAGTTTAGTCCAATTTAACAGAGTATATAAGCAGTTTGCAGGAGAATTTATATTAAGAGATATAAATTTTTCCATAGAAGAAAAGGATAAAATAGGGTTGGTAGGATTGAACGGAGTCGGGAAATCCACAATTATAAGAATGATATTGGGAAAGGAAAGAGTGGACGGAGCCGAAAATAATCCTAACGAAATAGGGGAAATCATTAAAAGCCCGTCAATGAAAATCGGATATTTATCTCAAAATCACGAATTTTCCAATGAAAAAAATACAATATACGAAGAAATGATGTCGGTATTTGCCGAAGAAAGAAAAATATGGGATGAATTACAGAAAGTAAATATGCTTTTAGGAACGGCAACGGGAGAAGAACTGGAAAGTCTTATAAACCGTTCGGCAGAGCTGTCTTCGTTATACGAAGCGAAAAACGGTTATGAGATAGAATATAAGATAAAACAGATATTGACAGGTCTTGAACTGACCGAAGAATACTATAATCTGTATTTGAAAGATCTGAGTGGAGGAGAAAGAACGAGAGTTTCTTTAGCGAAACTGTTGTTACTTGAGCCTGATTTACTTATTCTCGATGAGCCCACAAACCATTTGGATTTGATTTCTATAGAGTGGCTTGAAGATTATTTGAAGAGATATAACAAGGCATTTTTACTTGTATCTCATGATAGAATATTTTTAAACAATGTATGTAACAGAATATATGAAATTGAAAACAAAAAACTTTATAAATATGACGGAAATTTTTCATCTTTTATACTCCAAAAAGAAATGATTTTAAAAGGGAAAATAAAAAGATATGAAAAAGAACAGGAAAAAATCAGAAAAATGGAAGAGTACATTGACAGATTTCGTGCGGGAATTAAGGCAAGACAGGCTAAAGGACGACAAAAAATTCTCGACAGAATAGAAAGAATGGACGACCCTGTTTTCAATCCTCAAAGAATGAAACTGAAATTTGAAACTGACGGAATCAGCGGAGATAATGTTCTGAAAGTCAAAAATGTAGAAAAAAGTTTCGGAGATAAAAAAGTTCTGAATAATATAAGTTTTAATCTGTATAAAGGAGAAAGAGTAGGAATAATAGGGAAAAATGGGATAGGAAAGTCCACTCTTCTTAAAATAATAGTCGACAAGCTGAAAAAAGATACGGGAGAAATAGAATTTGGTTCAAGAGTGAAAACGGGATATTACGATCAGGATCATCAGGATTTGTCAAATGCAAATAATATTTTACAGGAAATAAATGTTTCGTTGAATTTGACCGAAGAATATTTAAGAACTTTGGCAGGAGCATTTTTGTTTTCAGGTGATGATGTATTGAAAAAAGTGGAGAAATTAAGCGGAGGAGAAAAAGTAAGAGTTTCCTTTTTGAAACTTTATATGGAAAGAGCCAATTTTCTTATACTTGACGAGCCGACAAACCATTTGGATATATATTCCATAGAAGTATTGGAAGACGCTCTCGAGGACTTTGACGGAACGATGCTTGTAGTTTCCCATAACAGACATTTTTTGGACAGTGTCTGCAATACTATTTATTATTTGGATGAAAACGGATTGACAAAATTCAAAGGAAATTACGAAGACTATAAAGAGAGCCTTAAAAGTGCAAAAATGACTTCTGTTTCGGGAACGGACACGGAAATAAAAGAAGAACAGAAGTTATCATATCAGGAGCAGAAAGAACTGAACAAAAAAATTTCAAAACTCAAAAGAGATGTGGCAAAACTCGAGGATGAAATGGAAAAAATCACGCTGAAAAGAGAAGAGCTTAACAGGGAATATGAGGTTGCGGGTAAACAGAATGATGTAGGAAAACTGATGGAAATACAGGAACAGTTTGATAAACTTGAACAGGAAGAAATGGAAAAAATGGAAGAGTGGGATGAGAAGTCCGAAGAATTAAAGAAAATCGAAAAGAATTAA
- a CDS encoding DUF4160 domain-containing protein: protein MPIIAKFYGIIIKMYFQQSEHNPPHFHCIYGEYAGIVEIKTLEMLEGDMPKKALEMVKEWGRKYQNELLEMWETQEFVKLPPLK, encoded by the coding sequence ATGCCGATTATAGCAAAATTTTACGGTATTATTATTAAAATGTATTTTCAGCAAAGTGAGCATAATCCTCCGCATTTTCATTGTATATATGGAGAATATGCCGGAATTGTTGAAATAAAAACACTTGAAATGCTGGAAGGAGATATGCCTAAAAAAGCTTTGGAAATGGTAAAAGAATGGGGAAGAAAATATCAAAATGAGTTACTTGAAATGTGGGAAACACAGGAATTTGTCAAGTTACCGCCTCTAAAATGA
- a CDS encoding DUF937 domain-containing protein, which translates to MAKIVNFGYNIKKYLGGNMNLEALLGLLGGQDLGALTSQIGGSENQVKNGLEAALPAMLAALNKNTNSEKGAESLNKALETKHDGSILNNLQGYLSNPDLKDGEGILNHLFGNQTSNVANAVSQSSGLDANGSMKMLQMLAPVVLGALGQQKKENNLDAGGLNALTSMLSGSLGGNEKASGMMGLVTNMLDANKDGNVMDDIMGMVGKFLGGKK; encoded by the coding sequence GTGGCAAAAATAGTCAATTTCGGTTATAATATAAAAAAATATTTAGGAGGAAATATGAATTTGGAAGCATTGTTAGGACTTTTAGGAGGACAGGATTTGGGTGCATTAACTTCGCAAATAGGAGGAAGTGAAAATCAAGTTAAAAACGGCTTGGAAGCTGCATTACCTGCTATGCTTGCAGCACTAAACAAAAATACGAATAGTGAAAAAGGAGCGGAATCTTTAAATAAAGCATTGGAAACAAAACATGACGGCTCGATACTTAATAATTTGCAGGGATATTTGAGTAATCCTGATTTGAAAGACGGAGAAGGAATATTGAATCATCTGTTCGGAAATCAAACTTCAAATGTTGCAAATGCAGTTTCTCAATCAAGCGGACTGGATGCAAACGGAAGTATGAAAATGCTTCAAATGTTGGCTCCTGTTGTTTTGGGTGCGTTAGGACAGCAAAAAAAGGAAAACAACCTTGATGCGGGAGGTCTGAATGCATTGACATCAATGCTTAGCGGAAGTCTTGGAGGAAATGAAAAAGCATCGGGAATGATGGGACTTGTTACAAATATGTTGGATGCAAATAAAGACGGAAATGTTATGGACGATATAATGGGAATGGTCGGAAAATTTTTAGGCGGGAAGAAGTAA
- a CDS encoding DMT family transporter — protein MNRQGKTEEANARIRLIVAMTIFGTIGIFVKHIPLPSSIIALARGIIGTGFLLIFTKIKKIKISFSEIKNNFPILSLSGMLIGIHWIFLFEAYHHTTVAVATLCYYLAPVFIIIASPFVLKEKLSSKKIICVIAALTGMIFVSGIFKEGGTENLQIKGILFGVGAAIIYATVILLNKHLKNISSYGMTIMQIGIAAVILLPYTAVTQNFGNLSFDFLTIVLLLIVGILNTGITYSLYFSSIKELKAQTIAIFSYIDPIVAIFLSTFFLKEKPDIYTVIGGILILGATFVSELQKD, from the coding sequence ATGAACAGACAGGGAAAAACAGAAGAAGCGAATGCAAGAATAAGGCTTATAGTTGCAATGACTATATTCGGAACCATAGGAATATTTGTAAAGCATATTCCTTTGCCGTCAAGTATAATTGCATTGGCAAGAGGTATAATCGGAACAGGATTTCTTCTGATTTTTACTAAAATCAAAAAAATAAAAATCTCTTTTTCGGAAATAAAAAATAATTTTCCGATTTTATCATTATCGGGTATGTTAATCGGGATTCACTGGATATTTTTATTTGAAGCATATCACCATACAACCGTTGCTGTTGCTACTTTATGTTATTATCTGGCACCTGTATTTATAATCATAGCTTCGCCTTTTGTACTGAAAGAAAAACTTTCTTCAAAAAAAATAATATGCGTAATAGCTGCATTGACAGGAATGATTTTTGTTTCGGGTATTTTTAAAGAGGGAGGAACTGAAAATCTCCAGATAAAAGGAATATTATTCGGAGTAGGTGCTGCAATAATTTATGCAACGGTGATATTGCTTAACAAACATTTGAAAAATATATCTTCTTACGGAATGACTATAATGCAGATAGGTATTGCGGCGGTGATTTTACTTCCGTACACTGCTGTTACACAAAATTTCGGAAATTTGTCTTTTGACTTTTTAACGATAGTATTGTTACTTATTGTCGGGATTTTAAATACAGGAATAACTTACAGTCTTTATTTTTCTTCGATAAAAGAGCTGAAAGCACAGACAATAGCTATTTTCAGTTATATAGATCCTATAGTTGCCATTTTTCTGTCAACATTTTTTTTGAAAGAAAAACCGGATATATATACTGTCATCGGAGGAATACTCATACTGGGAGCAACTTTTGTCAGCGAATTGCAGAAAGATTAA
- a CDS encoding inorganic diphosphatase, with product MKKSILKILKKNKIKDDEENIIVDSLEFIRLIADLEESYKIKFDDEDLIFENFSSINRIIEIIKKRKLLNYKNYLNQKIKVKVDRKLGDKHPEYGYIYSLNYGYIPNTESEDGEEIDVYILGEFDPLEEFEGVCRAIIYRIDDIENKLIVTAEDKKYSIDQIEALVEFQERFFKTEIIMEK from the coding sequence ATGAAAAAGAGTATATTAAAAATACTGAAAAAAAACAAAATAAAAGATGATGAAGAAAATATTATAGTAGATTCATTAGAATTTATAAGATTAATAGCAGATTTAGAAGAAAGTTATAAAATAAAATTTGATGATGAAGATTTAATTTTTGAAAATTTTTCTTCAATAAATCGAATTATTGAAATAATAAAAAAAAGGAAGTTATTAAATTATAAAAATTATCTAAATCAAAAAATAAAAGTGAAAGTAGATAGAAAATTAGGAGATAAACATCCGGAATACGGATATATTTATTCTTTAAATTATGGTTATATTCCTAATACTGAAAGTGAAGACGGTGAAGAAATAGATGTTTATATTTTAGGGGAGTTTGATCCATTAGAAGAATTTGAAGGAGTATGTCGGGCGATAATTTACAGAATAGATGATATAGAAAATAAATTAATTGTTACTGCGGAGGATAAAAAATATTCTATTGATCAAATAGAAGCTCTTGTGGAGTTTCAAGAAAGATTTTTTAAGACAGAAATAATAATGGAGAAATAA
- the rpsR gene encoding 30S ribosomal protein S18: protein MKPATEFKRRKRRPKVKFKVEDINYKNVDLLKNFMNDKGKISPARVTGLEAKIQRKIAKAIKRSRQIALMPYTRIEK from the coding sequence ATGAAACCGGCTACAGAATTTAAAAGAAGAAAAAGAAGACCGAAAGTAAAATTTAAAGTAGAAGATATAAACTATAAAAATGTGGATTTATTAAAAAACTTTATGAACGATAAAGGAAAAATCTCTCCGGCAAGAGTTACCGGATTAGAGGCTAAAATCCAAAGAAAAATAGCAAAAGCTATAAAAAGATCAAGACAAATAGCTTTGATGCCTTACACAAGAATAGAAAAATAA
- a CDS encoding single-stranded DNA-binding protein: MNQVLLIGRLTKDPELKYSQSGKAFCRFSIAVTKEFNRNETDFFDCVAWNKTAEIIAEYMRKGKKIAIQGRLETGSYEKEGRNIKTYSIIVDKFEFVDSAGGQGQQQSSSYSQGTQPKETFADNDNDEIMDDDDFPF, from the coding sequence ATGAACCAAGTACTATTAATCGGAAGATTGACAAAAGATCCCGAGTTGAAATACTCTCAATCGGGAAAAGCTTTCTGCAGATTTTCGATAGCTGTAACAAAAGAATTTAACAGAAACGAAACTGATTTTTTTGACTGTGTTGCATGGAACAAAACGGCGGAAATTATAGCCGAGTATATGAGAAAAGGTAAGAAAATAGCAATACAGGGCAGATTGGAAACGGGAAGCTACGAAAAAGAAGGAAGAAATATAAAAACATACAGCATTATAGTTGATAAATTTGAGTTTGTGGACTCAGCAGGAGGACAGGGACAACAACAGTCTTCATCTTATTCTCAGGGAACACAGCCAAAGGAAACATTTGCTGACAATGATAATGACGAAATAATGGATGACGATGATTTTCCATTTTAG